A window of Oncorhynchus nerka isolate Pitt River linkage group LG4, Oner_Uvic_2.0, whole genome shotgun sequence contains these coding sequences:
- the LOC115128314 gene encoding adenylyl cyclase-associated protein 1-like isoform X1, with protein MCRLSPGMAALASLVQRLEVAVSRLEAVSGGGGGSAGGSTGGSTGGSGVVAAYVEAYDAIITGSVGQYMTLSQQIGGDVQKHADMMKQAFSCQRQLLVTASGSQKPSDASLTALLTPVSKVIQQVQTFREQNRSSPLFNHLSAISESVPALGWVAMAPKPGPYVKEMQDAAQFYTNRVLKDYKEKDQKHVDWVKAYLSIWTELQNYIKQHHTTGLAWSKSGPVASASAAHPAGGAPPPPGPPPPPMDFSGSSGGGGDQGPDTRNALFASLNKGADITKGLKHVPKDQMTHKNPNLRTQTGPVCTGPKPFSSPKTEATAAPSRKLPSVLELDGKKWKVENQEGVQGMVISDTELKQVVYAFKCNNSTLQIKGKINSITLDNCKKLGLVFDDVVGIVEVINCRDVKVQVLGKVPTISINKTDGCHVYLSKDSLECEIVSAKSSEMNVLVPGNDGDYTEIPVPEQFKTVWDGKKLVTTCTEIAG; from the exons ATGTGTCGTCTGTCCCCAGGAATGGCGGCGTTGGCAAGTCTGGTGCAGCGGCTGGAGGTGGCTGTGAGTCGTTTGGAGGCGGTGTCGGGCGGTGGCGGTGGCTCTGCTGGAGGCTCTACTGGAGGCTCTACTGGAGGCTCTGGAG TCGTGGCAGCTTACGTGGAGGCCTATGATGCCATCATCACGGGCTCTGTTGGCCAGTACATGACCCTCAGCCAGCAGATAGGGGGCGACGTCCAGAAGCAT gcgGACATGATGAAGCAGGCGTTCTCATGTCAGAGACAGCTCCTTGTCACCGCCTCCGGCTCCCAGAAGCCCTCTGAT GCATCCTTGACTGCTCTCCTGACCCCCGTCTCCAAAGTGATCCAGCAGGTGCAGACGTTCCGCGAGCAGAACCGCTCCTCGCCCCTCTTCAACCACCTCTCGGCCATCAGCGAAAGCGTGCCTGCCCTCGGCTGGGTCGCCATG GCTCCTAAGCCAGGTCcctatgtgaaggagatgcagGATGCTGCCCAGTTCTATACCAACCGGGTGCTCAAGGACTACAAGGAAAA GGACCAGAAGCATGTGGACTGGGTTAAGGCCTACCTGTCTATCTGGACTGAACTTCAGAACTACATCAAACAGCACCACACCACCGGACTGGCCTGGAGCAAGAGC GGTCCAGTAGCCTCGGCCTCTGCAGCTCACCCTGCCGGTGGCGCTCCTCCTCCCCCcggccctcctccccctcccatgGACTTCAGCGGGTCGTCTGGCGGTGGCGGAGACCAGGGGCCCGACACCCGTAACGCCCTCTTCGCCTCCCTCAACAAGGGAGCTGACATCACCAAGG GCCTGAAGCACGTGCCCAAAGACCAAATGACTCACAAGAATCCCAACCTGAGGACCCAGACCGGTCCGGTGTGCACAGGGCCAAAGCCCTTCAGCTCCCCCAAGACAGAGGCCACCGCCGCCCCCTCTCGCAAGCTGCCCTCCGTTCTGGAGCTTGACGGCAAAAAGTGGAAAGTG GAGAACCAAGAGGGTGTCCAGGGCATGGTGATCAGCGACACAGAGCTCAAGCAGGTGGTCTACGCCTTCAAGTGTAACAACAGCACCCTGCAGATCAAGGGCAAGATAAACTCCATCACTTTAG ACAACTGTAAGAAACTGGGCCTGGTCTTTGACGACGTCGTGGGCATCGTAGAGGTTATCAACTGCAGGGACGTCAAGGTTCAG GTCTTGGGCAAGGTTCCCACCATCTCCATCAACAAGACTGACGGTTGCCACGTGTACCTGAGCAAAGATTCGCTGGAGTGTGAGATCGTCAGCGCCAAGAGCTCAGAGATGAACGTGCTGGTACCTGGTAACGACGGAGACTAT ACTGAGATCCCTGTTCCTGAGCAGTTCAAGACTGTCTGGGATGGCAAGAAGCTTGTCACCACTTGTACAGAGATCGCTGGATAG
- the LOC115128314 gene encoding adenylyl cyclase-associated protein 1-like isoform X3 — MAALASLVQRLEVAVSRLEAVSGGGGGSAGGSTGGSTGGSGVVAAYVEAYDAIITGSVGQYMTLSQQIGGDVQKHADMMKQAFSCQRQLLVTASGSQKPSDASLTALLTPVSKVIQQVQTFREQNRSSPLFNHLSAISESVPALGWVAMAPKPGPYVKEMQDAAQFYTNRVLKDYKEKDQKHVDWVKAYLSIWTELQNYIKQHHTTGLAWSKSGPVASASAAHPAGGAPPPPGPPPPPMDFSGSSGGGGDQGPDTRNALFASLNKGADITKGLKHVPKDQMTHKNPNLRTQTGPVCTGPKPFSSPKTEATAAPSRKLPSVLELDGKKWKVENQEGVQGMVISDTELKQVVYAFKCNNSTLQIKGKINSITLDNCKKLGLVFDDVVGIVEVINCRDVKVQVLGKVPTISINKTDGCHVYLSKDSLECEIVSAKSSEMNVLVPGNDGDYTEIPVPEQFKTVWDGKKLVTTCTEIAG; from the exons ATGGCGGCGTTGGCAAGTCTGGTGCAGCGGCTGGAGGTGGCTGTGAGTCGTTTGGAGGCGGTGTCGGGCGGTGGCGGTGGCTCTGCTGGAGGCTCTACTGGAGGCTCTACTGGAGGCTCTGGAG TCGTGGCAGCTTACGTGGAGGCCTATGATGCCATCATCACGGGCTCTGTTGGCCAGTACATGACCCTCAGCCAGCAGATAGGGGGCGACGTCCAGAAGCAT gcgGACATGATGAAGCAGGCGTTCTCATGTCAGAGACAGCTCCTTGTCACCGCCTCCGGCTCCCAGAAGCCCTCTGAT GCATCCTTGACTGCTCTCCTGACCCCCGTCTCCAAAGTGATCCAGCAGGTGCAGACGTTCCGCGAGCAGAACCGCTCCTCGCCCCTCTTCAACCACCTCTCGGCCATCAGCGAAAGCGTGCCTGCCCTCGGCTGGGTCGCCATG GCTCCTAAGCCAGGTCcctatgtgaaggagatgcagGATGCTGCCCAGTTCTATACCAACCGGGTGCTCAAGGACTACAAGGAAAA GGACCAGAAGCATGTGGACTGGGTTAAGGCCTACCTGTCTATCTGGACTGAACTTCAGAACTACATCAAACAGCACCACACCACCGGACTGGCCTGGAGCAAGAGC GGTCCAGTAGCCTCGGCCTCTGCAGCTCACCCTGCCGGTGGCGCTCCTCCTCCCCCcggccctcctccccctcccatgGACTTCAGCGGGTCGTCTGGCGGTGGCGGAGACCAGGGGCCCGACACCCGTAACGCCCTCTTCGCCTCCCTCAACAAGGGAGCTGACATCACCAAGG GCCTGAAGCACGTGCCCAAAGACCAAATGACTCACAAGAATCCCAACCTGAGGACCCAGACCGGTCCGGTGTGCACAGGGCCAAAGCCCTTCAGCTCCCCCAAGACAGAGGCCACCGCCGCCCCCTCTCGCAAGCTGCCCTCCGTTCTGGAGCTTGACGGCAAAAAGTGGAAAGTG GAGAACCAAGAGGGTGTCCAGGGCATGGTGATCAGCGACACAGAGCTCAAGCAGGTGGTCTACGCCTTCAAGTGTAACAACAGCACCCTGCAGATCAAGGGCAAGATAAACTCCATCACTTTAG ACAACTGTAAGAAACTGGGCCTGGTCTTTGACGACGTCGTGGGCATCGTAGAGGTTATCAACTGCAGGGACGTCAAGGTTCAG GTCTTGGGCAAGGTTCCCACCATCTCCATCAACAAGACTGACGGTTGCCACGTGTACCTGAGCAAAGATTCGCTGGAGTGTGAGATCGTCAGCGCCAAGAGCTCAGAGATGAACGTGCTGGTACCTGGTAACGACGGAGACTAT ACTGAGATCCCTGTTCCTGAGCAGTTCAAGACTGTCTGGGATGGCAAGAAGCTTGTCACCACTTGTACAGAGATCGCTGGATAG
- the LOC115128314 gene encoding adenylyl cyclase-associated protein 1-like isoform X2, which yields MLHGMAALASLVQRLEVAVSRLEAVSGGGGGSAGGSTGGSTGGSGVVAAYVEAYDAIITGSVGQYMTLSQQIGGDVQKHADMMKQAFSCQRQLLVTASGSQKPSDASLTALLTPVSKVIQQVQTFREQNRSSPLFNHLSAISESVPALGWVAMAPKPGPYVKEMQDAAQFYTNRVLKDYKEKDQKHVDWVKAYLSIWTELQNYIKQHHTTGLAWSKSGPVASASAAHPAGGAPPPPGPPPPPMDFSGSSGGGGDQGPDTRNALFASLNKGADITKGLKHVPKDQMTHKNPNLRTQTGPVCTGPKPFSSPKTEATAAPSRKLPSVLELDGKKWKVENQEGVQGMVISDTELKQVVYAFKCNNSTLQIKGKINSITLDNCKKLGLVFDDVVGIVEVINCRDVKVQVLGKVPTISINKTDGCHVYLSKDSLECEIVSAKSSEMNVLVPGNDGDYTEIPVPEQFKTVWDGKKLVTTCTEIAG from the exons atgcttcacg GAATGGCGGCGTTGGCAAGTCTGGTGCAGCGGCTGGAGGTGGCTGTGAGTCGTTTGGAGGCGGTGTCGGGCGGTGGCGGTGGCTCTGCTGGAGGCTCTACTGGAGGCTCTACTGGAGGCTCTGGAG TCGTGGCAGCTTACGTGGAGGCCTATGATGCCATCATCACGGGCTCTGTTGGCCAGTACATGACCCTCAGCCAGCAGATAGGGGGCGACGTCCAGAAGCAT gcgGACATGATGAAGCAGGCGTTCTCATGTCAGAGACAGCTCCTTGTCACCGCCTCCGGCTCCCAGAAGCCCTCTGAT GCATCCTTGACTGCTCTCCTGACCCCCGTCTCCAAAGTGATCCAGCAGGTGCAGACGTTCCGCGAGCAGAACCGCTCCTCGCCCCTCTTCAACCACCTCTCGGCCATCAGCGAAAGCGTGCCTGCCCTCGGCTGGGTCGCCATG GCTCCTAAGCCAGGTCcctatgtgaaggagatgcagGATGCTGCCCAGTTCTATACCAACCGGGTGCTCAAGGACTACAAGGAAAA GGACCAGAAGCATGTGGACTGGGTTAAGGCCTACCTGTCTATCTGGACTGAACTTCAGAACTACATCAAACAGCACCACACCACCGGACTGGCCTGGAGCAAGAGC GGTCCAGTAGCCTCGGCCTCTGCAGCTCACCCTGCCGGTGGCGCTCCTCCTCCCCCcggccctcctccccctcccatgGACTTCAGCGGGTCGTCTGGCGGTGGCGGAGACCAGGGGCCCGACACCCGTAACGCCCTCTTCGCCTCCCTCAACAAGGGAGCTGACATCACCAAGG GCCTGAAGCACGTGCCCAAAGACCAAATGACTCACAAGAATCCCAACCTGAGGACCCAGACCGGTCCGGTGTGCACAGGGCCAAAGCCCTTCAGCTCCCCCAAGACAGAGGCCACCGCCGCCCCCTCTCGCAAGCTGCCCTCCGTTCTGGAGCTTGACGGCAAAAAGTGGAAAGTG GAGAACCAAGAGGGTGTCCAGGGCATGGTGATCAGCGACACAGAGCTCAAGCAGGTGGTCTACGCCTTCAAGTGTAACAACAGCACCCTGCAGATCAAGGGCAAGATAAACTCCATCACTTTAG ACAACTGTAAGAAACTGGGCCTGGTCTTTGACGACGTCGTGGGCATCGTAGAGGTTATCAACTGCAGGGACGTCAAGGTTCAG GTCTTGGGCAAGGTTCCCACCATCTCCATCAACAAGACTGACGGTTGCCACGTGTACCTGAGCAAAGATTCGCTGGAGTGTGAGATCGTCAGCGCCAAGAGCTCAGAGATGAACGTGCTGGTACCTGGTAACGACGGAGACTAT ACTGAGATCCCTGTTCCTGAGCAGTTCAAGACTGTCTGGGATGGCAAGAAGCTTGTCACCACTTGTACAGAGATCGCTGGATAG